The DNA region TGCGGGGAAGACCTGATCTCGGCGATGGAACGGGGCGTACGGACGCCGCAGCCGGAGTTCCTGATCCGCGTGGACCCGCTCCTCAATGCGGGCGGGGTGCTGTGCGCCGCCGTCGACGAGGTACGGGAGGCGCTGGCGCGGGCGCGTACCCGGCATCCGGACTGGTTCCGGAACTACGCGCGGGTTGAGGCGGATGCGGCCGCGTTGCACGAGTACAGCGCCCAGGTCGTGCCCGGCCTGCTCCAGACGGAGGCCTACGCGCGGGCCGTCTTCACGCAGCGCCGCCCGTTGCTGGACGAGGCGACCATCGAGAAGCGCGTCGCAGACCGGTTGGATCGGCAGCAGATCTTCGAGCGCTGGCCTGCGCCGACCTTCAGCTACGTACTGGAAGAGGCCGTGTTGCGGCGCCCAATCGGAGGCGGGGCCGTCCACGCAGAGCAGTTGCAACGGCTCATGCACATCGGAAGGCTGCGGACGGTGGAAATCCAGGTCATGCCGACGCATCGCGAGGAACACGCCGCGATTGACGGCACGTTCACGCTGATCACCCCCAAGGGGCGGCAGCAAGCGGTTTACACAGAGCTCTACGGGCATCCACGGCTGATCACAGACTCCGAGGAGGTCCGCGTCTTCAGCGAGCGCTATGGGATCATCCGAGCGCAGGCTCTCACCCCGAGGGAGTCCCTGATGCTGATCGAGAAGATGCTGGGAGAGCTATGAACACCGAGCAACTGCACTGGTTCAAGAGCAGCCACAGCGACGGCGAAGGTGGCAACTGCATCGAGGTCGCCTACGACTGGCGCAAGTCGAGCCACAGCACCGGCGAAGGCGGCAATTGCGTCGAAGTCGCGACCTGCCCCACCACCATCCACATCCGCGACTCCAAGAACACCCAGGGCCCCCACCTCGACCTCGCCCCCGGCGCCTGGTCCGCGTTCGTCGCGTACGCGCAGCAGGGCTGATCGCCCCAGGTCAGCCCCCGCTCGCCCCGTCCCGCACCGGGTCGCGACAGCCGCGACCCGGTGCGCCGCGACCCGGCTGACCGCGACGCGGCGGGCCACGACGTAAAAAGGCTTTTAAAGGCTTTGGGAAGAAGAAACTTTCCCAACCCAACCCCTCCCCAGCCACGTACAGGAGCCCGTCACTCACACGGGTGAGGTTCGCCAACTGAGCTGGATTTCACAGGGGTTCGCTGGCATATGCTCACCGCGACAACCCCAGACACGCGTCGGCCCCCGGCTAGGAATGCGACTCCCAAGCCGAGGGCCTGACCACCGAGGAAGTTCGGAGCTTCCTGATGGATACACAGCAGGTTAGCGCGCCCTCGCGCGCCCCGTCTCCCGTTCGCGGGGGCGCCACGCCGACATCCGGTGTCATGCACATCAACTCCCGGCACACCAGCCGCTTCACCGTCATCGGCAACCACCTCGCCCAGCACCGCGAGCTCTCCCTGCTCGCGATCGGGCTCTCGACGTACATCCAGTCGCTTCCGGCCGGGGCGCGCATCGACATCAAGACCCTCGCCGACCGCCTCCCCGAGAGCGAGGCCCGTATCGCCGCCGCGTTACGCGAACTGGAGGCTCACGGCTACCTGAGCCGTACCCGCGAGCGCCTCTCCAACGGGCGGGTCGTCACGCGTACTTGCTCCTACAACCAGCCGACCGGCGCCGCGCAGCGACACCCGGCCCCGAGTCCGGCCTCCAGGACGCGCCGCCGTCCCAGCCGCCCGGCTCCCACACCGATGGCGGCACCGGCCCCCACACCGGCACCGGCACCGGCACCGACATCAGCCCCCGCTCCCGCCCCCACCCCCGTCCCCAGGGCCGCCACGGCAGAGCCCCCGCCGCTCCCCCAGCCCCGCAACCCGCTCCCCCAGTACCTCCGCGCCGCCACCGCGCTGCTCACCGACCTCCACCGGCACTCGGCCGCGATCACGCTCACCGAGAAGGACGTCGTCCTCCTCGCCCCCGCCGCCGCGACCTGGTTCGAGCGCGGTGCCACGCCCGCCGCTCTCCGGCATGCCCTCACCCACGATCTGCCCCAGCCCCTCAAGCGCCCCGCCAAGCTGCTCCGGTACCGGCTCACCGCTCTTCTCCCGCCCCCGCCGGCCCCGGATCACCCCACCGTCCTGTTCCAGAACTGCGACCGCTGTGAGCGGGCCTTCCGGTCCCCCACCCCAGGCAACTGCCGCGACTGCCGGGAAGAAGCGGCCGACGATCCGCACGCCCCGTTCCCTATCCTGAGCGGATGATCACTGCTCCTGAACTCGTCATATTCGACTGCGACGGCGTTCTCGTCGACAGCGAACGGATCGCCGTACGCATCCAGGTCCAGGTGGGCGCCGAGCTGGGGTGGCCGCTGACGGCGGAGGAGGTCGTCGAGAAGTTCGTGGGGCGGTCGAACAAGTCCATCGGCGAACTGGTCGACGCAACGCTGCCCGGCGCGTCCGCCACCTGGCAGAAGCGCTTCGAGGACCTCCACCGCGACGCCGTCGAGACCGAACTCGTCGCGGTGGAGGGCATCCACGAAGCACTGGCCGCCATCGCGCTCCCCACCTGCGTGGCGTCCAGCGGCAGCCACGAGAAGATGCGCCACACCCTGGGCCACACCGGGCTTTACGCACACTTCGAGGGGCGCATCTTCAGCGCCACCGAGGTCTCACGCGGAAAGCCCGCCCCCGATCTCTTTCTGCATGCGGCCCGGCGGATGGGTGTCGAACCCGCCGCCTGTGTGGTCGTCGAGGACAGCAAGTACGGTGTGCAGGCCGCCCGTTCAGCCGGGATGCGGGCGTTCGGCTTCGCGGGCGGGCTGACCCCGGCGCACTGGTTGGAAGGGCCGGACACCGTGGTCTTCGACGACATGCACAAGCTGCCGTCGCTGCTGTCCGGGAGCTGATAGCTCGCGGGGCTTCGGGCCCCGTCACCACTCCTCGTCGTAGCCGATCACCCGGAAGCTGCCCGCGACGCCGTTGTTGATGAACCCGCCGCCTTGGACGTTGGGGGTCACGACACCGTAGGTGCTGCCGTAGGGGCCGACCGTGGCGACCGGAGCACCGCCGTCACAGGCGAACCCACGAAAGACCTCGACCGCGTGCCGGCTGTCGTTGTAGATGCTGAAGCTGCTCGATCCCAGCCCGCTGGCCGCGGGGACGCAGCCCCCCGGATAGGCGGAGTACTCCCGTTCGTTGAAGTAGATCTTCTCCTCCCCCTTCCGGTCGTAGCCGCGGTCGCGCCCGCCCCGGCCGCCGCCGTCGTCGTCGCGCCCGCCCCGGCCGCCGCCGTCGTCGTCGCGCCCGCCCCGGCCGCCGCCGCCGTCGTCGCGCCCGCCCCGGCCGCCGCCCTCGTCGTCGCGCCCTCCGCGGTCGGAGCCCTCGCGGTCGGAGCCCTTGTCCCCCTTGTCCCCCTCGCCCTCCGTTCCGCTTTCGCTTCCGAGGGGGGCCGGTGCGGGGGCGGCCTGCCGGGCGGGCTGGGCGGCCCGGTGAACGGGCTGCTCGACCCGCGCGGCGGCCGGTTCGGCCTGGGTGGCTCCGTCAGTCGCATAGGTGATGCCGGTGGCAAGGGCCGCTGCGCCGACCACGGCGGCCGCCACAGCGAAGGTACGCGTAGGCATGTCACTTCTCTCCGTCTCAGAGACGTCGGCCGGACGGCCAACCTGCGGCGAACGTACCGACGGGCCCCATACCTGTCATTTCGGGCACGTCCAGGGCGTGACACCGCAGGACCGGTCGGGTACAAAGAAGGCATTCCATGCATATCCGCACCGATGCCGCTGTCCAGGAGCTCAGCGTTCCGGACCCGGGCCGGGCGTCAGCAGTTGCGGACCGACCAGACGGGGCTCCACGAGACCCCCTTCTGCTCGCGGGCCACCCTCTTGTCGGCAGCCGAGTTGACGGCCGACTCCCGTGCGGTTCCCCAGCAGTCTGCGGCGGCGGGAGAACGGTGCGCGCGTCGTTTTGGGCCAGCCAAAATCGTCGGTCAGCAGCCCTCGAGTAATCGGCGGCCCACTGGAGTTGCCGTATGCCGGACCCACTTGCCGTCCCGCCGGCTCGCGACGAGCCCGCCCTCCCGCAGCACGGCCAGCTGCTGGCTGACGCTCGGCAGCGAGTATCCGGTCGCTTCGGCCAGCTCGGAAGTGGAGGCGCAGTCGCGGGCAGCGGTCTCGTACAGGAGCGCGGCGCGGGCCGGGCCCAGTAATCGGGCCAGTGCGGCCGGGGACGCGGAGGGCGGGGCAGTCGTACGGTCGACCGGGTAGATCAGCACCGGCCGCAGCCCGTCGTCCGCCAGGGTGATCGGCTGCCGCCAGCAGAAGTACGACGGGACCAGGAGCAGCCCTCTGCCATCCAGGTGCAGATCGCGCTCGACCGGATAGCTGACGGTCAGCACGGGCGGCTCCCAGACCGCCATCGGCCGCAGGCTTTCCAGCAGCGCCCGCGTCCCACCGTCCACCACGGCGCGGGTGCGCAGGGCCGTGTCGGCCGCCGTGGCAGCGCCGATGCGGCGCCACAGTGGCGCGATGAACTCCCGGTGGTACGTGCGCAGGTTGCCGCCCAGGGCGGTCAGCGCCGCGACGTCGCCCCGGGCCAGCTCCGCGCCCGCCCACGGCCGTCCGCCGCTCGCCGACAGCAGGGCCAGTTCGTGGCGTAATCGGCGTCGCGGTGTCGCGAGCACCCGGTCGATGCCCGAGCGGAGATCATCGGGGCCGTCGTCGACGGACGGGGTGAGGAAGTCCGGGAAGTAGGCGGCACGCGGCACCAGACTGCGCAGCGCCGACGCCGCGTCCCGGGCCGCTCCGCCCCGGCGGAGCAGTCCGCCGGCCGCCTGCCGCCACGGGTCGAAGGCGAGCGCGCCCTCGCGGTTCTGCAGGCGGCACAGGCTGCACACGATTTCCCAGAGCGGGTCGGGACGGCGCGCGATGCGCACGTTCTCCAGATCTCTGCCCGTGAAGTGGATACGCAGCATGGCTTCCCCCCGTTGGCCATCGAGCTCGACGGAAATCCTGACACGCACGGGGCTCCGGGCCACGGCGGCGCGACCGGCCGCAGCGAAGCCTGAGAGATTCTGGCCACCCTGAAATTCGCGCGGCGGAACCCGGTCGGCCGGGTCCCGCCGTTTGAGACCTACCGAGAACCTCTGCTCGGGAGTGCGCCGACTACTCCACGAAACGCCAAGTGACGTCGATCGACCCCTGGTCGAGGGAAGCGAGCGCCTGGTATGCGGCGGGCGTCAGATCGAGGCCATACATTGGCGAAGTCGGGCTTGCGTCAAGGACCGTCGCGGTTATGGACTTTCCGTTGTGCGTGACTACGACCTTCCTTCCGCACTGAAGAGCCGGGGATCCGGATCCGAACATGCGGTAGTCGAGCGCAACAACGAAATCGCTGTCCCCGATGGCTTGGCCGCACGCCCCCGGCACCCCGTTGGGGCTGTAGAAACTCGCCGTTCCGCTGTAGTCCTGCGACGGCTGGTCCGGTGACTCGCCCTGCTCCGGGGGCGGTGTCGTCGTCCGGTCCGGCTCCGGGGGCGGTGCCGTTGTCCTGCTCTGCTCCGGGGGCGGCGTTGTTGTGCTGCCCGGCCCCGGAGGTGATGCCGTTGTGCTGCCCGGTTCCGGGGCGAGAGTGGAACGGGGCGACTCGGTCAGGGTGGGGGCGGGTTCCGGTTGCCCTGACGTGCTCGATGCCGGGACGGGGGTGTCGGCGTCCTCCGAAGCGGAGGCGGTGGCGACGATCACGGCAGCGGAGCCGACGGCCAGTAATGCGGCCGCCGCGATTTTGGCGATCTTTGCTCTCAACGTTCCCTCTCTGAATGTCACATTCCGGACGGCGCGTATGCGAGGCATTCGTGGCGGGGGATGCCATGAAGTTCCCTCGCGACCACGCCGCTGCGGTCGTCGGCCCGCGTGGGCCGACGACCGCGGCGGCCCCATGATGGCCAATCCCGCTGATGCTCCACTGACGCCCGCTGACGCCCGCTGACGTTCGGCAACAGCCGGCGAACGCCGGGCGCCCGTACGCACGAGGGCCGGGCGCCGCACCGTCTGGTGCGGGTCGCCCGGCCCTTGCGTTCACCTCGGTTGCGGGTCGCGGGCTACTTCCCCAGCACCGCCTTCATCACGCTCTTCGCGATCGGCGCGCCCAGCCGGCCACCGGAGATGTCCGATCGGGAGATGTCCATGGCCGTCGGGTCGATGAACACCGCAACCGCCACCGACTTGCCGTCGGCCTCGCCGTACGAGACGAACCAGCCGTACGGCACCTCGTCGTTCACGTCGACACCGCGCTGCGCCGTGCCGGTCTTGCCGCCGACCGTGACTCCGTCGATCAAGGCCCGCTGGGCGCTGCCCTCCTTGGCCGTGAACTCCATCATTTCCTGGACCTTCTTCGCCGTCTCCTCGGACACGGCCTGGCTCTTGAGCTTCGGCTCGTGCTTCTCCAGGACCGACAGGTCGGGGCCGCGCAGCTCGTCCACGATGTACGGCTGCATCAGCTTGCCGTCGTTGGCGAGGGCGGCCGTCACCATGGCCATCTGCATCGGGGTGCTGGTGAGGCTGCCCTGCCCCATGCCCGTCAGCGCGGTTCCGGGCTTGTCCAGTTCGTTCGGGTAGAGGCTCTTGGTGGCGAGCATGTCGCCGAATTCCTTGTCGTAGACATCGGCGTTGAAGCCGAAGTTCTCCGCGGTCTCACGCATCTTCTCGTCGCCGACCTTGGACGCCGCGTCGAGGAAGACGTTGTTGCAGGAGTACTGCATCGCGGTCTTCATGGACGCCTTGTTGCACACCGCGTCGCCGGCCTCGCTGCCGATCTTGTTCGTGGAGAGCGGCAGGGGGTACGGGGAGACGGCGTCGGATGCCGCGTCGACGTCGGTGACCACGCCGTTCTCCAGGGCTGCGGCCGCGGTGAGGATCTTGAACGTCGAACCGGGCGGGAAGGTCTCACGCAGCGGGCGGTTGGCCAGCGGCTTGCTCTTGTCGTCGACGAGCGCCTGGAACTTGTCCCCCTCCTTGAACGAGTTCCCGGCGAAGACGGACGGGTCGTACGAGGGAGTGGAGACGAGGGCCAAGACCTTCCCCGTGCTCGGCTCCAACGCGACGACCGCGCCCCGTGCGCCGAGGTCGGTCAGTCCCTTGTAGCCGGCCTTCTGCGCCTTCGGGTCGATCGTGGTGATCACATCACCGCCGCGCCGCTGCTCGCCGGTGATGATGTCCTTGGCGTGCCGGAACGCGAAGCGGTCGTCCTGGCCGCTGAGGATGCTGTCGTACGTCTTCTCCAGGAGGGACATGCCCTGCGCCTGGGAGGCGTATCCAGTGACGGGGGCGTACATCGGGCCCTGCTTGAAGGTCCGCTGGTACTTGAAGTCCGTTCCTTCGACCGCCTTGGAACCGGTGATCGCGTCGCTGCCCACGATGATGTCGCCGCGCGGGGTGGCGAACTGGGTGATCTTCACCCGGCGGTTCTTCTCATGATTGGCCAGGGGCTCGCTCTTGACGTACTGGAGC from Streptomyces sp. NBC_01591 includes:
- a CDS encoding helix-turn-helix domain-containing protein; translation: MANAEREERPERPAESDGTAHLFKALGKQIKVLRERAGLSQKDLGLAAHCGEDLISAMERGVRTPQPEFLIRVDPLLNAGGVLCAAVDEVREALARARTRHPDWFRNYARVEADAAALHEYSAQVVPGLLQTEAYARAVFTQRRPLLDEATIEKRVADRLDRQQIFERWPAPTFSYVLEEAVLRRPIGGGAVHAEQLQRLMHIGRLRTVEIQVMPTHREEHAAIDGTFTLITPKGRQQAVYTELYGHPRLITDSEEVRVFSERYGIIRAQALTPRESLMLIEKMLGEL
- a CDS encoding DUF397 domain-containing protein; this translates as MNTEQLHWFKSSHSDGEGGNCIEVAYDWRKSSHSTGEGGNCVEVATCPTTIHIRDSKNTQGPHLDLAPGAWSAFVAYAQQG
- a CDS encoding helix-turn-helix domain-containing protein produces the protein MDTQQVSAPSRAPSPVRGGATPTSGVMHINSRHTSRFTVIGNHLAQHRELSLLAIGLSTYIQSLPAGARIDIKTLADRLPESEARIAAALRELEAHGYLSRTRERLSNGRVVTRTCSYNQPTGAAQRHPAPSPASRTRRRPSRPAPTPMAAPAPTPAPAPAPTSAPAPAPTPVPRAATAEPPPLPQPRNPLPQYLRAATALLTDLHRHSAAITLTEKDVVLLAPAAATWFERGATPAALRHALTHDLPQPLKRPAKLLRYRLTALLPPPPAPDHPTVLFQNCDRCERAFRSPTPGNCRDCREEAADDPHAPFPILSG
- a CDS encoding HAD family hydrolase produces the protein MITAPELVIFDCDGVLVDSERIAVRIQVQVGAELGWPLTAEEVVEKFVGRSNKSIGELVDATLPGASATWQKRFEDLHRDAVETELVAVEGIHEALAAIALPTCVASSGSHEKMRHTLGHTGLYAHFEGRIFSATEVSRGKPAPDLFLHAARRMGVEPAACVVVEDSKYGVQAARSAGMRAFGFAGGLTPAHWLEGPDTVVFDDMHKLPSLLSGS
- a CDS encoding ArsR/SmtB family transcription factor, with the protein product MLRIHFTGRDLENVRIARRPDPLWEIVCSLCRLQNREGALAFDPWRQAAGGLLRRGGAARDAASALRSLVPRAAYFPDFLTPSVDDGPDDLRSGIDRVLATPRRRLRHELALLSASGGRPWAGAELARGDVAALTALGGNLRTYHREFIAPLWRRIGAATAADTALRTRAVVDGGTRALLESLRPMAVWEPPVLTVSYPVERDLHLDGRGLLLVPSYFCWRQPITLADDGLRPVLIYPVDRTTAPPSASPAALARLLGPARAALLYETAARDCASTSELAEATGYSLPSVSQQLAVLREGGLVASRRDGKWVRHTATPVGRRLLEGC
- a CDS encoding peptidoglycan D,D-transpeptidase FtsI family protein; translated protein: MNRPLRHIAIFCGLLVMALLLRANWLQYVKSEPLANHEKNRRVKITQFATPRGDIIVGSDAITGSKAVEGTDFKYQRTFKQGPMYAPVTGYASQAQGMSLLEKTYDSILSGQDDRFAFRHAKDIITGEQRRGGDVITTIDPKAQKAGYKGLTDLGARGAVVALEPSTGKVLALVSTPSYDPSVFAGNSFKEGDKFQALVDDKSKPLANRPLRETFPPGSTFKILTAAAALENGVVTDVDAASDAVSPYPLPLSTNKIGSEAGDAVCNKASMKTAMQYSCNNVFLDAASKVGDEKMRETAENFGFNADVYDKEFGDMLATKSLYPNELDKPGTALTGMGQGSLTSTPMQMAMVTAALANDGKLMQPYIVDELRGPDLSVLEKHEPKLKSQAVSEETAKKVQEMMEFTAKEGSAQRALIDGVTVGGKTGTAQRGVDVNDEVPYGWFVSYGEADGKSVAVAVFIDPTAMDISRSDISGGRLGAPIAKSVMKAVLGK